A portion of the Naumovozyma castellii chromosome 2, complete genome genome contains these proteins:
- the IFA38 gene encoding ketoreductase (ancestral locus Anc_8.512), which produces MSFIEQLFNLSEQWQCVNGLLWIIFAFGIIKFTTLILRTCALITDLFLLPAVDYSKYGAGKGKYCVVTGASDGIGKEFANQMAARGFNLVLISRTLSKLEALKEEFEKKYGIKVEILAIDISSDSQDNYEFIKGLCKDLPITVLINNVGQSHSIPVPFLETEEEELRNIITINNTATLLITQIIAPIISKTVKETKKSRGLILTMGSFGGLIPTPLLATYSGSKAFLQQWSTSLAGELQKDNIDVELVLSYLVTSSMSKIRRTSMMIPNPSKFVKATLSNVGRRCGAQERYGTMTPFWSHAIYEFIIEETFGVFSKIVNTINYSFHKSIRVRALKKAARLAKKQ; this is translated from the coding sequence ATGTCATTCATTGAACAATTATTCAATCTTAGTGAACAATGGCAATGCGTCAATGGTTTATTATGGATCATTTTTGCCTTTGGTATAATCAAATTCACTACTTTGATTTTAAGAACATGTGCTTTAATTACGGATCTGTTCTTATTACCAGCAGTTGACTATTCCAAGTACGGTGCTGGAAAAGGCAAATATTGTGTTGTTACAGGTGCTAGTGATGGTATTGGTAAAGAATTTGCTAATCAGATGGCTGCTCGTGGATTCAATCTTGttttaatttcaagaaCATTATCTAAACTTGAAGCATTgaaggaagaatttgaaaagaagtATGGCATCAAGGTGGAAATCTTAGCCATTGATATTTCCTCAGATAGCCAAGACAACtatgaatttattaaggGGCTATGTAAAGATCTTCCAATCACCGTATTGATTAATAACGTTGGTCAATCTCATTCTATTCCTGTTCCATTTTTGGAAACTGAGGAAGAGGAATTAAGAAACATTATCACCATCAATAACACAGCTACTTTATTAATCACTCAAATTATCGCACCCATCATCTCCAAGACAGTAAAGGAAACAAAGAAGAGTCGTGGGTTAATATTAACTATGGGTTCATTCGGAGGGTTGATTCCAACTCCATTATTGGCTACCTACAGTGGTTCTAAGGCATTCTTACAGCAATGGTCTACTTCGTTAGCTGGTGAATTACAGAAGGATAATATCGATGTAGAGTTGGTCCTTTCCTATCTAGTCACCAGTTCCATGTCAAAGATCAGAAGAACCTCAATGATGATTCCAAACCCTTCCAAATTTGTCAAAGCTACATTAAGCAACGTTGGCAGACGTTGTGGTGCTCAAGAAAGATATGGAACCATGACACCATTTTGGTCGCATGCCAtttatgaatttattattgaagaaacattcGGTGTCTTTTCTAAGATCGTTAACACTATCAACTATTCCTTCCATAAGTCCATTAGAGTGAGGGCTTTGAAGAAGGCAGCAAGACTTGCTAAGAAACAGTAA
- the AMN1 gene encoding Amn1p (ancestral locus Anc_8.510): MKFLSFIKNGSKKRSAEESTLDISDERPLKRLSQGSEELKPKDTSFQYGNKKSTTKCNKPQLNLLLKTDDETLQDKNNSSSRISSWGSTQLPTPISTPLKPGNFQVADYHHYDQKYPTIPSSPSSENDQTIIEEFADLNLLHSSQKPHPIFQIPEIVNTILQFIVASEPTTTVSEYERRDVLYQCLQVNKLWCFLCLKYIKDDIKFRKFENVRKFIPYSKNNEGTISPKTLSFYRLNELRQHHINEISSKIITSNLIKLQFYICPNVAPPMHWFPHFTNLQKLIITGNKKLDDTTLIRLASHIPNLITLDLRACVNVSDLGIISIAMHCPHLKLCNLGRHKNKSGITNLSLVALGKYTEVETIGLAGCDISDAGIWEFAKLNGNNLKRLSINNCNKLTDYSIPILIGFNYFPNLAVLEIKNLDLLTDVKWLVRFKLWKKSKNVPVLIDGGERINKLMVGEEKRIRRNNSLLALNDMTQWVNEIDNEK, translated from the coding sequence ATGAAGTTTTTATCATTCATTAAAAATGGCTCCAAAAAAAGATCCGCTGAAGAATCAACATTAGATATCTCAGATGAACGACCTTTAAAACGACTATCTCAAGGTTCAGAGGAGTTAAAACCAAAAGACACCTCTTTCCAATATGGAAACAAGAAAAGCACTACCAAATGTAATAAGCCACAGCTGAATCTTCTCTTAAAAACGGATGATGAGACCTTAcaagataaaaataatagtaGCAGTAGGATATCAAGTTGGGGGAGTACTCAACTTCCAACTCCTATCTCCACTCCTTTGAAACCAGGAAATTTCCAAGTCGCTgattatcatcattatgaCCAAAAATATCCAACCATCCCTTCTTCCCCATCTTCGGAAAATGATCAAACCataattgaagaatttgcCGATTTGAACTTACTCCATTCTTCCCAAAAGCCACAtccaatatttcaaatacCTGAAATTGTCAATACTATATTACAATTCATAGTAGCATCAGAACCGACAACTACTGTTTCAGAATATGAAAGGCGAGATGTTTTATATCAATGCTTACAAGTAAATAAGTTATGGTGCTTTCTTTGcttaaaatatattaaagatGACATAAAGTTTAGAAAATTTGAGAACGTAAGGAAATTTATTCCATACTCCAAAAATAATGAGGGCACCATTTCTCCTAAGACATTGTCTTTTTACAGATTAAACGAATTAAGACAACATCAcataaatgaaatatcatcCAAGATAATTACTTCAAATCTAATAAAACTTCAATTTTACATTTGTCCCAATGTGGCACCACCAATGCATTGGTTCCCACATTTTAccaatcttcaaaaattaataatcaCGGGGAACAAAAAATTAGATGACACTACCTTAATAAGATTGGCATCACACATACCGAACCTAATAACATTAGATTTGAGAGCCTGTGTAAATGTTTCTGATTTGGGGATAATATCCATTGCCATGCATTGTCCTCATTTAAAGTTATGTAATTTAGGAAGACATAAGAATAAAAGTGGTATTACAAATTTATCTTTAGTAGCGTTGGGAAAATACACTGAAGTAGAAACGATTGGGTTGGCCGGATGTGACATTAGCGATGCAGGTATTTGGGAATTTGCTAAATTAAATggtaataatttgaaaagattatcaATAAACAACTGCAATAAGTTGACAGATTATTCCATTCCCATATTAATAGGGTTCAATTATTTCCCAAATTTAGCAGTCTTGGAAATTAAGAATTTAGATTTATTAACAGATGTTAAATGGCTGGTAAGATTTAAATTGTGGaaaaaatccaaaaatgtTCCTGTGCTAATAGATGGTGGCGAACgtattaataaattaatggttggagaagaaaaaagaataagaagaaacaattcCTTGTTGGCTCTCAATGATATGACACAATGGGTTAACGAgattgataatgaaaaataa
- the ICS2 gene encoding Ics2p (ancestral locus Anc_8.508), with protein sequence MAPSTLKKNSTGRHHRQKLQSKFSSNNDKLGYKRSSFVTMFDSPVSSRHSRKSLSSLDSSSSGQSLESLERDIYLEESQSEQIFNHLKNFSFPSRNHVQVKPMDSTLSSATSCDIDDPPVKIAYLEMCRRNSAVCPKQQLPFNTLNDNNPNPLNEPLEFNNTIKRKVRHRKSQAISFSEPMKLQILQSNRDFIIEENDSLKVKDWPSYDSLHTMNDSFDPINGPSYIDDPKYYTHKISPDSTIRNTKEQIHLNKSGTFSNLREFATRNNIDIEGKIFADRPETGDKSHPLIDLDAN encoded by the coding sequence ATGGCACCATCaactttaaagaaaaactCAACTGGAAGACACCATAGACAAAAATTGCAGTCAAAGTTTAGTTCAAATAATGACAAGTTAGGGTACAAAAGATCAAGTTTTGTTACTATGTTCGATTCACCAGTGAGCAGTAGACATTCGCGAAAAAGCTTATCTTCACTGGACTCCTCCTCCTCTGGACAATCCTTAGAATCATTAGAGAGAGACATATACTTAGAGGAATCCCAAAGTGAACAAATTTTCAACCATCTGAAGAATTtctcttttccttcaagAAACCATGTTCAAGTGAAACCTATGGATTCGACATTATCCTCTGCTACTTCCTGTGATATTGATGACCCCCCAGTCAAAATTGCCTATTTAGAAATGTGCAGACGTAACAGTGCAGTTTGTCCAAAGCAACAATTGCCTTTCAATAcattaaatgataataatccTAATCCCTTGAACGAACCTTTGGAATTCAACAATACAATTAAAAGAAAGGTGCGCCATAGAAAAAGTCAGGCTATCTCTTTTTCAGAGCCAATGAAACTACAAATTTTACAATCTAATAGAGATTTTATAATAGAAGAGAACGACAGTTTAAAGGTTAAAGATTGGCCTTCTTATGATTCTTTACACACCATGAATGATTCTTTCGATCCTATTAATGGGCCAAGTTATATTGATGATCCAAAGTATTATACACACAAAATTTCTCCTGATTCCACTATTCGCAACACAAAAGAAcaaattcatttgaataaaaGTGGAACTTTTAGCAATTTGAGAGAGTTTGCTACtagaaataatattgatataGAGGGGAAGATTTTTGCGGACAGACCTGAAACGGGAGATAAGTCTCATCCATTAATCGATCTAGATGCTAATTGA
- the SLI15 gene encoding Sli15p (ancestral locus Anc_8.507), whose amino-acid sequence MSTQKIDPSKRANLLTSPNNKFTFKLDEIMDWVIRAAKKKTEQPAGGSRSIVESLNVFNNVDSDYRSQLNSILNESNSWLNDQTFLFDEKLNKLELGRSEIPTLRKKTVQPSMELASPITEHHHINILPQPPLTIPDSHLDENNGTTPSRDPHDFPGLTPKSLPPGVEFAAEEENEKSNNKTNQIVEEKTTSQDKPSPWSPFKVEQTLKSVMLTTNTSPISNKAVSAAKSSMVSKTTNSEVDGNRERIRNARIQRRSNMFVPLPNKDPLVVQQESAVKITDENNTTSSFNHLRHRTVKTMAIKKPIASSNNISLNSTAGSTGGSRTGTSIFERLSSLPTKSFENKITSKVPSRKFSSSSIDITGSPLKRASPVAKKGNTNLDNNMHETLKNIFSTTNNKSPTKLERISSPVNKEIRKSLISGVEKIQSNNNYKLGAIGEENARTNRSSYSIKQITNTSNRIAKTPSRIHNGSQVVKQGTARKSPMLTANKPLQVLTQSPILKRNAKIHPKQSVGTGTKEQVKVKHDRLTKFQLLPTVESEKNEIKRKLSQRLSGVMRTQQEQQRRRKENQRHKSHLEEELRRRTRKLTEFRDSNQNDSYHHSGIIQTNANNDKVKANGENPVNTHNILHDIDTVDHRNIIGGPTSYPNSLTKTDDTTTGNQSLPEIYSDSEDDDTVTLANWARAPQLQEQLLSQQSWDPKLIFGPIPPLHTDEVFMTSRLNKLKPGKLLAPKKL is encoded by the coding sequence ATGTCAACACAGAAGATAGATCCCTCTAAAAGAGCAAACCTCCTCACTTCCCCGAATAACAAGTTCACATTTAAGCTAGATGAAATAATGGACTGGGTTATTCGAGCagcaaagaagaagactGAACAACCGGCAGGTGGGTCTCGATCTATTGTCGAGTCATTAAACGTGTTCAATAACGTTGATTCAGATTATCGCTCCCAACTCAATTCCATTTTAAATGAGTCCAATTCATGGTTGAATGATCAGACATTTTTATTCGATGAAAAACTAAATAAATTGGAGTTGGGACGTTCTGAGATCCCGACTTTAAGAAAGAAAACGGTACAACCGTCCATGGAACTGGCCTCACCTATAACAGAACATCAtcatattaatatattacCTCAACCTCCACTAACAATTCCAGATTCCCAtcttgatgaaaataatggaaCTACTCCCTCGAGGGACCCACACGATTTCCCCGGTCTTACTCCTAAATCACTTCCACCTGGAGTGGAATTTGCAgcagaggaagaaaatgagAAATCGAACAACAAAACCAACCAAATTGTGGAAGAAAAGACTACTTCACAAGATAAACCTTCACCATGGTCGCCATTTAAAGTAGAACAAACGTTGAAATCAGTAATGCTCACAACCAATACATCACCCATTAGCAACAAAGCAGTTTCCGCGGCTAAATCCTCAATGGTAAgtaaaacaacaaattcGGAAGTTGATGGCAATAGAGAACGTATTAGGAATGcaagaattcaaagaagGTCAAATATGTTTGTACCTCTCCCAAATAAAGATCCATTAGTAGTTCAACAAGAAAGTGCTGTTAAGATTACTGACGAGAACAATACAACATCTTCCTTTAATCATCTGCGACATCGAACTGTTAAAACTATGGCTATCAAGAAACCTATCgcatcttcaaataatatttcacTTAATTCGACTGCTGGTTCAACCGGTGGTTCAAGAACAGGTACCAGTATCTTCGAACGATTGTCGTCACTTCCGACTAAATCTTTTGAGAATAAGATCACCTCAAAAGTTCCTAGtagaaaattttcttcctcttcaattGATATAACTGGCTCACCTTTGAAACGAGCATCCCCAGTGGCAAAGAAGGGAAACACTAACCTTGATAACAACATGCATGAAACTCttaagaatattttttctaccacaaataataaaagtCCAACAAAACTTGAGCGTATATCATCACCAGTTAATAAGGAAATCCGAAAATCGTTGATTTCCGGAGttgaaaagattcaaaGTAACAATAACTATAAACTAGGCGCAATAGGGGAAGAAAATGCAAGGACAAATCGGTCATCATATTCaataaaacaaataacTAATACCTCCAATAGAATAGCAAAGACTCCATCAAGAATACACAATGGAAGTCAAGTTGTAAAGCAAGGAACAGCTCGAAAGTCGCCCATGCTTACTGCAAATAAGCCTTTGCAAGTATTAACACAATCACCAATCTTGAAGCGAAACGCCAAAATCCATCCAAAGCAGAGTGTAGGAACTGGTACAAAGGAACAAGTGAAAGTAAAACATGATAGAttaacaaaatttcaattacTACCAACAGTTGAATCCGAAAAAAATGAGATAAAGAGAAAGTTAAGTCAAAGATTATCTGGCGTAATGAGAACTCAACAGGAGCAACAAcggagaagaaaagaaaatcaaagaCATAAATCTCATTTAGAGGAAGAACTCCGAAGACGTACCAGAAAACTGACTGAATTTAGAGATTCAAATCAGAATGATTCATATCATCACTCGGGCATAATACAGACCAATgctaataatgataaagtAAAAGCTAATGGAGAAAATCCTGTAAACACGCACAACATTTTACATGATATCGATACCGTTGATCATAGAAACATTATTGGAGGACCAACGTCCTACCCAAATAGTTTAACGAAGACAGATGATACGACAACAGGCAATCAATCCCTACCAGAAATATATTCTGATTCGGAGGATGATGACACTGTGACATTAGCTAATTGGGCAAGAGCCCCTCAATTACAAGAACAGCTATTATCACAACAAAGTTGGGATCCCAAACTTATCTTTGGGCCAATACCACCATTGCATACAGACGAAGTCTTTATGACCTCAAGgctaaataaattaaaacCTGGCAAGCTACTAGCACCAAAAAAGCTATAA